The following proteins are encoded in a genomic region of Phycisphaerae bacterium:
- the fusA gene encoding elongation factor G, protein MPESLKNIRNIGVMAHIDAGKTTFSERVLFYTGRTYKMGEVHDGTAVMDYLEEEQQRGITITSAATTCPWKNWVFNLIDTPGHVDFTAEVERSLRVLDGAIAVFDASEGVQAQSETVWRQGQKYNLPTICFINKMDKLGADFEMSITSIRDKLAAHPVCLQIPIGAESIFEGLIDLITMKAVYYKAEKLGASFEERTIPDDLKDNAEKWRHDMLEHLAEFDEHLMDKYVHNEHIDEELIHKAIRKGTLIGKLNPVFCGSALKYIGVQRLLDGIGKYFPSPLDRPEIIGQKPGDAEHKIKLKCDPHKSFVALAFKIINDKHGDLYFLRIYQGTLKSGTRVLNTNRNCKENITRLFKMHAGSREIVDSVRAGDIVACVGLKDTITGDTVCDTKSPVILESIKFPDAVISMSIEPQSGGDRDKLSIGLAALRKEDPTFQCKYDTETGQTIISGMGELHLEILQHRLTRDMKINVKVGRPKVAYREAITKKVEQEGKFVRQTGGHGQYGHVVITAEPLLDETGNYLKQVEFVNKIIGGSIPREYIPAVESGVKEAFTSGELAGYPVVGARVTLIDGSFHTVDSSELAFEQAAVIAVREAFRKAGSILLEPIMKLEVIIPDSDYGAIQGNIISKRGMITDSRMHGKMRTIDAKVPLSEMFGYSSELRGMTSGRGSFVMEPLTYEKVPEQISEKILTGY, encoded by the coding sequence ATGCCAGAGTCACTAAAAAACATTCGTAACATCGGAGTAATGGCGCACATTGACGCCGGCAAAACCACATTTTCCGAACGCGTTCTATTTTATACCGGCAGAACATACAAAATGGGCGAAGTCCACGACGGTACAGCCGTTATGGATTACCTCGAAGAAGAACAGCAGCGCGGCATTACAATTACCAGCGCCGCTACTACCTGTCCCTGGAAGAATTGGGTCTTTAACCTTATAGATACGCCCGGCCACGTGGATTTCACCGCTGAAGTCGAACGTTCACTTCGTGTTCTCGATGGCGCAATTGCCGTCTTCGACGCATCCGAAGGCGTTCAGGCACAGAGCGAAACTGTCTGGCGTCAGGGCCAGAAATATAATCTGCCGACGATTTGTTTTATTAACAAAATGGACAAGCTCGGCGCCGATTTTGAAATGTCCATTACGAGCATAAGAGACAAACTTGCCGCTCATCCGGTCTGCCTTCAGATACCAATCGGGGCCGAATCGATATTCGAGGGTCTTATCGACCTTATTACTATGAAGGCCGTTTACTACAAAGCCGAAAAGCTCGGCGCAAGCTTCGAAGAGCGCACGATACCGGACGATTTAAAAGACAACGCCGAAAAATGGCGTCACGATATGCTCGAACATCTTGCCGAATTCGACGAGCATCTTATGGATAAATACGTTCACAACGAGCATATTGACGAAGAACTGATACATAAAGCGATTAGAAAGGGCACGCTGATAGGAAAGCTTAATCCTGTTTTTTGCGGCTCCGCTCTGAAATATATCGGCGTGCAAAGACTTCTTGACGGTATTGGTAAATATTTTCCTTCGCCTCTCGACAGGCCAGAGATAATCGGACAAAAGCCCGGCGACGCGGAACACAAGATAAAGCTCAAATGCGACCCGCACAAAAGTTTTGTCGCGCTGGCATTTAAAATAATAAACGACAAGCATGGCGACCTTTATTTTCTCAGGATTTATCAGGGCACGCTAAAGAGCGGCACAAGGGTTTTGAATACGAATCGCAACTGCAAGGAAAACATAACCCGGCTTTTCAAGATGCACGCCGGAAGCAGAGAGATTGTGGATTCTGTCAGGGCGGGCGATATCGTGGCCTGTGTCGGACTTAAGGATACTATTACCGGCGATACCGTCTGTGATACGAAGAGCCCTGTAATACTCGAAAGTATTAAATTTCCTGACGCGGTTATAAGTATGTCGATTGAGCCGCAGAGCGGCGGCGACAGGGACAAACTTTCTATCGGGCTTGCCGCGTTGAGAAAGGAAGACCCAACGTTCCAGTGTAAATATGATACTGAAACTGGACAGACAATAATCAGCGGAATGGGCGAACTGCATCTCGAAATTTTGCAGCATCGTCTCACAAGGGATATGAAAATTAATGTTAAGGTCGGAAGACCAAAGGTTGCATACAGAGAGGCGATAACAAAGAAGGTTGAACAGGAAGGTAAATTTGTTCGTCAGACAGGCGGACACGGTCAGTACGGTCATGTGGTTATTACGGCCGAGCCGTTGCTGGACGAGACTGGAAACTATCTAAAACAGGTAGAATTTGTAAACAAAATAATTGGTGGTTCGATTCCGAGAGAATATATACCGGCGGTTGAAAGCGGTGTAAAAGAGGCGTTTACCAGCGGCGAGCTTGCGGGTTATCCTGTTGTTGGAGCAAGAGTTACACTGATAGACGGTTCATTCCATACCGTCGATTCTTCGGAGCTTGCCTTTGAACAGGCCGCGGTTATTGCCGTTCGTGAGGCCTTCAGAAAAGCCGGAAGTATTCTGCTTGAGCCGATTATGAAACTGGAGGTAATAATACCTGATTCCGATTATGGTGCTATACAGGGCAATATTATAAGTAAGCGCGGAATGATAACGGACTCCCGTATGCACGGTAAGATGAGGACGATTGATGCGAAAGTTCCGCTGTCTGAGATGTTTGGTTATTCGAGCGAATTGCGTGGTATGACCAGCGGACGAGGCAGTTTTGTGATGGAGCCGCTGACATACGAAAAAGTTCCTGAACAAATTTCAGAAAAAATATTAACAGGCTATTGA
- the rpsG gene encoding 30S ribosomal protein S7, translating into MAKKFTASAKQLKPDAKFNSKLAAKFINSMMWQGKKSVAQQIFYDAMEAVSKKIKDVSPLEIFETAINNVKPHLEVRSKRVGGASYQVPMPVNPKRQQSLAFRWILAASRGKKGRGMSDKLAAELFDAYNKQGGAMTTRENIHKMAEANKAFAHFAW; encoded by the coding sequence ATGGCAAAAAAGTTTACAGCTTCGGCCAAACAGTTAAAGCCGGACGCGAAATTTAACAGCAAGCTGGCTGCGAAGTTCATCAACTCGATGATGTGGCAGGGCAAAAAAAGCGTTGCTCAGCAGATATTCTACGACGCGATGGAAGCGGTCAGTAAAAAGATAAAAGACGTCAGTCCGCTCGAGATATTCGAAACGGCGATAAATAACGTTAAACCTCATCTTGAAGTTCGTTCAAAACGTGTCGGCGGTGCGAGCTATCAGGTACCTATGCCTGTAAATCCGAAAAGACAGCAGTCGCTTGCTTTTCGCTGGATATTAGCGGCATCTCGCGGCAAAAAAGGAAGAGGCATGAGTGACAAACTTGCTGCAGAACTGTTTGATGCCTATAACAAACAAGGCGGCGCTATGACAACTCGTGAGAATATCCACAAAATGGCAGAGGCCAATAAAGCCTTCGCCCATTTCGCCTGGTAG
- the rpsL gene encoding 30S ribosomal protein S12: protein MPTINQLVKQGRGGKGKKRVSDISGSPQKRGVCLIVRTQTPKKPNSALRKIARVRLTNGKEVTAYIPGIDHNLQEHSTVLIRGGRVRDLPGVRYHIVRGTLDSAGVANRKRSRSKYGAKKG, encoded by the coding sequence ATGCCAACAATAAATCAGTTAGTGAAACAAGGCAGAGGCGGAAAAGGGAAAAAGCGCGTATCTGATATATCCGGATCGCCGCAGAAGCGCGGCGTGTGCCTGATAGTCAGGACGCAAACGCCCAAGAAGCCGAACTCTGCATTGCGTAAAATCGCCCGTGTAAGACTTACCAACGGCAAGGAAGTTACTGCTTATATTCCGGGCATAGACCATAATCTGCAGGAACACAGCACGGTTCTTATCAGAGGCGGCAGGGTCAGGGATTTGCCCGGCGTACGTTATCATATAGTTCGCGGCACACTTGATTCGGCAGGCGTAGCAAACAGAAAACGCAGCCGCAGTAAATATGGAGCAAAGAAAGGTTAA